The proteins below are encoded in one region of Brachyspira intermedia PWS/A:
- a CDS encoding sigma-54-dependent transcriptional regulator has product MPKILVIDDEKNIRDGIKKSLEFEGYEVVTAENGEKGIEIVYKGGIDLVITDLKMPEKTGEEFLKDILDFDKHIPVIVLTGHGNVETAVEMMRLGAYDFMTKPFNLDKMLLIIARALESKNIKKTNETLESRVDYHESFYGMIGHSPKILKVYEAIKQVARTKATVLIEGESGTGKELVANAIHQISDRAKQPYITVNCAALSEGVLESELFGHEKGSFTGAIDKKIGRFEAANKGTIFLDEIGEINQIVQVKLLRVLEERVIERVGSNTPIEVDIRVIAATNKKLSEEIKEGKFREDLYYRLNVIKIEMPPLRERREDIPLLIDNFIKEFSKVHSIEIKSVDKKVYKILSSLQWEGNVRELRNTIETMVVMCKDGKIDESNIPDWALKNSESNFVVENDVTLEELERMYINHLLSNNNFNKAQVAKILGIERATLYRKLKEDIKDNKE; this is encoded by the coding sequence ATGCCTAAAATATTAGTAATAGATGATGAGAAAAATATAAGAGATGGTATTAAAAAATCATTGGAATTCGAAGGTTATGAAGTTGTAACTGCTGAAAACGGCGAGAAAGGAATAGAAATCGTTTATAAAGGCGGAATTGATTTAGTTATAACTGATTTAAAAATGCCTGAAAAAACTGGTGAGGAATTTTTAAAAGATATTTTAGACTTTGACAAACATATACCTGTTATAGTGTTAACGGGGCATGGAAATGTTGAAACTGCTGTTGAAATGATGAGGCTTGGTGCTTATGATTTTATGACGAAGCCTTTCAATCTTGATAAGATGCTTCTTATTATAGCAAGAGCTTTAGAAAGTAAAAATATTAAGAAAACTAATGAAACTCTTGAAAGCAGAGTGGATTATCATGAAAGTTTTTACGGTATGATAGGGCATAGTCCTAAAATATTAAAGGTTTATGAGGCAATAAAACAGGTTGCGAGAACTAAAGCTACAGTATTGATAGAAGGTGAGAGTGGAACAGGTAAGGAATTAGTTGCTAATGCTATTCATCAAATATCAGACAGAGCCAAACAGCCTTATATAACTGTAAACTGTGCGGCACTTTCAGAAGGTGTTTTGGAAAGCGAATTATTTGGACATGAAAAAGGTTCTTTTACAGGAGCTATTGATAAAAAAATCGGAAGATTTGAGGCAGCAAATAAAGGCACTATATTTTTAGATGAGATAGGTGAGATTAATCAGATTGTACAAGTTAAATTATTGAGGGTGTTGGAAGAAAGAGTTATAGAGAGGGTAGGTTCTAATACTCCTATTGAAGTTGATATCAGGGTAATTGCTGCTACAAATAAAAAATTATCAGAGGAAATAAAAGAGGGTAAATTCAGAGAAGATTTATATTATAGGCTTAATGTTATAAAAATAGAAATGCCTCCTCTTAGAGAGAGAAGGGAAGATATACCTCTTTTAATAGATAATTTTATTAAGGAGTTTTCTAAAGTACATTCTATAGAAATAAAATCGGTTGATAAAAAGGTATATAAAATATTATCTTCATTGCAATGGGAAGGAAATGTCAGAGAACTTAGAAACACAATAGAAACTATGGTTGTTATGTGTAAAGACGGAAAAATTGATGAGAGCAATATACCTGATTGGGCTTTGAAAAACAGCGAAAGCAATTTTGTAGTTGAAAATGATGTTACATTAGAAGAACTTGAAAGAATGTATATTAATCATTTGCTTAGCAATAATAATTTTAATAAGGCACAGGTTGCTAAAATACTTGGAATTGAAAGAGCTACTTTATATAGAAAATTAAAAGAAGATATTAAAGATAATAAAGAATAA
- a CDS encoding two-component system sensor histidine kinase NtrB, translating to MNRRNQFFDKILQNFDKVSDNEKKKVFKRLSTLWYSQNIILENLEEGIIAIDDKNAIQGINKKACFLFSIPRNSEGKPLSKYMSSTDIGRSILELMKDNISDTKLLKDDENERILQINILPIGDSGRIIGTLIKAFDITKTYESAQKLKRAEQLASLTTLAAGVAHEIKNPLGSISIYVQLIDKIIKKNMDNECQCYKDFKEYSDIIKEEISRLEETINSFLFSVRKLELNIEDVNINELILSTIAFLKYEIEKNNVNIDVKFDKDNLILKLDEKYIKQSLINIIQNAIDAMSDNADDKKKEIFIKLKTVDNYAVISIKDTGVGIKEESLGKIFEPYFTTKRHGTGLGLTNVVRIIEAHNGNVTIESEYGKGSEFIIKLPLKQENQKFLETDL from the coding sequence ATGAATAGAAGAAATCAGTTTTTTGATAAAATACTGCAGAATTTCGATAAAGTTTCTGATAATGAAAAGAAGAAAGTTTTTAAAAGGCTGTCAACTCTTTGGTATTCTCAAAACATTATTTTAGAAAATCTTGAAGAGGGTATAATAGCAATAGATGATAAGAATGCCATACAAGGAATAAATAAAAAAGCCTGCTTTCTCTTTTCAATACCTAGAAACTCTGAAGGTAAGCCTCTTTCAAAATATATGTCATCAACTGATATAGGAAGATCTATATTAGAACTTATGAAAGATAATATTTCAGATACAAAATTATTAAAAGATGATGAAAATGAAAGGATACTCCAGATAAATATACTTCCAATAGGAGATAGCGGAAGAATAATAGGTACGCTTATAAAGGCATTCGATATTACTAAAACATACGAAAGTGCACAGAAACTTAAAAGAGCCGAACAATTAGCTTCTCTTACAACACTTGCTGCAGGAGTAGCACATGAAATAAAAAATCCTCTTGGTTCTATTTCGATATATGTACAACTTATAGATAAGATAATAAAAAAGAACATGGATAATGAATGTCAATGCTATAAAGATTTTAAAGAGTATTCGGATATTATCAAAGAAGAAATAAGCAGACTTGAGGAAACTATAAATTCATTTTTATTTTCTGTGCGTAAATTGGAGCTTAATATTGAAGATGTTAATATAAATGAACTTATTTTATCTACTATAGCATTTTTGAAATATGAGATAGAAAAGAATAATGTTAATATTGATGTTAAATTTGATAAGGATAATCTTATATTAAAATTGGATGAAAAATATATAAAGCAGTCTTTAATTAATATAATACAGAATGCTATAGATGCTATGAGTGATAATGCAGATGATAAAAAGAAAGAAATTTTTATAAAACTTAAAACCGTTGATAATTATGCGGTTATAAGTATAAAAGACACAGGTGTCGGAATAAAAGAAGAATCTCTTGGTAAAATATTCGAGCCTTATTTTACAACTAAAAGACATGGTACAGGTTTAGGACTTACAAATGTAGTTCGTATAATAGAAGCACATAATGGAAATGTAACTATAGAAAGCGAATATGGTAAAGGAAGTGAGTTTATTATAAAACTTCCTTTAAAGCAGGAGAATCAAAAATTTTTAGAAACGGATTTATAA
- a CDS encoding TldD/PmbA family protein: MSENSFMNRIKEIYNDIKNKAKDIDEIEIYMSSSGEEEFTVREKDLDKYTYAESGGIGLRLIKDGKVGISFTEKISADINIDDLINNAKTSLHYADSEPEYNKLIDKDDDEKSYDMINKDIVNLSNDKLKEISLSIEDKLYSLDNRIVNVPSAGLARYNFNKCIINSNGICKEEKKNSIAYYGEVIAKENDTVKTFFDVYSSTDAVFDIDSFTKNIVDNVVNKLSAKPIESGKYKTVFTNKAMRIIIGAYLGLFSSEAVQKKLSLLQGKLNQKIASSIINIKDIPMYDKGLANTNFDGEGSKTKDLNIITNGVLNSYLYNNYTAKKDGIKTTSHASRGFKTSIGISCHNFILENGNNTQEELISQIQNGVLVNSLTGTHAGVNAISGDFSLQAEGIKIENGKLSYTASPFIVSGNILDLLSNVEMLANDTDYHHSSIYAPSALIKELSFAS, from the coding sequence ATGTCAGAGAATAGTTTTATGAATAGAATAAAAGAGATATATAATGATATAAAAAATAAGGCAAAAGATATTGATGAAATAGAAATATATATGTCAAGTAGCGGAGAAGAGGAATTTACTGTAAGGGAAAAAGATTTAGATAAATATACTTATGCTGAATCCGGAGGCATAGGTTTAAGATTAATTAAAGATGGTAAGGTTGGAATAAGTTTTACAGAGAAGATAAGTGCTGATATTAATATAGATGATCTTATCAATAATGCAAAAACTTCATTACATTATGCTGATTCTGAACCTGAATACAATAAACTTATAGATAAAGATGATGATGAAAAAAGTTATGATATGATTAATAAAGATATAGTTAATCTCTCTAATGATAAACTTAAAGAAATTTCATTATCTATAGAAGATAAATTATATTCTCTTGATAATAGAATTGTAAATGTACCGTCTGCAGGATTAGCCAGATATAATTTTAATAAATGTATAATAAATAGCAATGGTATATGCAAAGAAGAGAAGAAAAACAGTATAGCATATTATGGTGAAGTAATAGCAAAAGAAAATGATACAGTAAAAACTTTTTTTGATGTTTATTCTTCAACAGATGCCGTATTTGATATTGATTCTTTTACAAAAAATATAGTTGATAATGTTGTAAATAAATTATCTGCAAAGCCTATAGAAAGCGGAAAATATAAAACTGTATTCACGAATAAAGCTATGAGAATAATTATAGGTGCTTATTTAGGTTTATTTTCTTCAGAGGCAGTTCAAAAGAAATTATCACTTCTTCAGGGAAAATTGAATCAGAAAATAGCTAGCAGTATAATAAATATTAAAGATATTCCTATGTATGATAAAGGTTTGGCAAATACAAATTTTGACGGAGAAGGCTCTAAAACTAAGGATTTAAATATAATTACTAACGGAGTTTTAAATAGCTATCTTTATAATAATTATACTGCTAAAAAAGATGGTATAAAAACAACTTCACATGCTTCAAGAGGATTCAAAACTTCTATAGGCATATCTTGTCATAATTTTATTTTGGAGAATGGAAATAATACTCAGGAAGAATTAATTTCTCAAATTCAAAATGGTGTATTAGTGAATTCTTTGACAGGAACTCATGCTGGAGTTAATGCTATAAGCGGAGATTTTTCTTTACAGGCTGAAGGTATAAAAATAGAGAATGGTAAATTATCTTATACAGCAAGTCCTTTCATTGTTTCAGGTAATATATTAGACCTTTTGAGCAATGTAGAAATGCTTGCCAATGATACTGATTATCATCATTCATCTATATATGCACCTAGTGCTTTGATTAAAGAACTTTCATTTGCTTCATAA